CATGCGTGCCGGTTTGCATCGCCGGCTGCGCGACCTGCGGGAGCGTCGAGCCTTTCCAATCCACCGCCGCCGCGTCGCCGATGACGAAGACCTCCGGACGTCCCGGAAGCTGCAGCGTCGCTCCGACGGGGACGCGTCCGCCGCGGTCGAGCTCCGCGCCGAGCCCTTCGAGGATCGACGAGGGCCGGATCCCGGCGGCCCAGATGAGGGTCTTCGCGGGGATCACCTCGCCCCCGCGCAGGTAGACCTTCTCCCCGTCGTAGTTCTCGACCACGTGCTCGAGGCGGACCTCGACGCGCTTGGCGTCGAGCGAGTGCATCGCCGCGCGGCTGAGGTCGGCGGGGAACCCCGAGAGGATCCGATCGCCCGCCTCGAGGAGGACGATGCGCACGCGGTCGAGGTCGAGCCGGCGGAAGTCGCGCGCGAGGACGAGGCGCACGAGCTCCGCGAACGCCCCCGCCATCTCGACCCCCGTGGGGCCGCCGCCGACGACGACGAGCGTCAGCCAGGCGTTGCGCGCCGTCACGTCCTTCTCGAGCGACGCGCGCTCCACGCAGTACATGACGTGGTTGCGGATCCTGCGGGCGTCGTTGAGATCCTTGAGTCCGAGGCCGTGGGCCCGGACGTCGTCGAGGCCGAAGAAATTCGTCTCGGCGCCGATCCCGACGACCAGGAAGTCGTACGGAACGTCGCCGTCGGTGGTCTTCACGACCTTCGCGGCGACGTCGAATCCGCGGATCTCGGACAGGCGGAACTCGAGGTTTTTCTGCCGGCGGAGGATCGTGCGCACGGGGTACGCGATGTCGGCGGGGTTAAGCCCCGCGACCGCCACCTGGTACAGCAACGGCTGGAAGAGGTGATAGT
This region of Candidatus Polarisedimenticolaceae bacterium genomic DNA includes:
- a CDS encoding NAD(P)/FAD-dependent oxidoreductase; this translates as MKDTGRPRVVVVGAGFGGLGAARALAKAPVDVVLIDRNNYHLFQPLLYQVAVAGLNPADIAYPVRTILRRQKNLEFRLSEIRGFDVAAKVVKTTDGDVPYDFLVVGIGAETNFFGLDDVRAHGLGLKDLNDARRIRNHVMYCVERASLEKDVTARNAWLTLVVVGGGPTGVEMAGAFAELVRLVLARDFRRLDLDRVRIVLLEAGDRILSGFPADLSRAAMHSLDAKRVEVRLEHVVENYDGEKVYLRGGEVIPAKTLIWAAGIRPSSILEGLGAELDRGGRVPVGATLQLPGRPEVFVIGDAAAVDWKGSTLPQVAQPAMQTGTHAGRSIARLVSGREPEPFRYLDLGNLATIGRNEAIADLGRLHFTGLAAWIVWLFVHLIQLVGFRNRVVVLVNWIWDYFAYKRAAPLIVREAEPPPDK